The Sebastes umbrosus isolate fSebUmb1 chromosome 23, fSebUmb1.pri, whole genome shotgun sequence genome contains a region encoding:
- the shank3b gene encoding SH3 and multiple ankyrin repeat domains protein 3 isoform X1 has translation MPLSPAADTKHDRPRQQAVTNGNPTGSAVARDDDADDTPPGNSIVVRIGIPDLQQTKCLRLDPELPVWTSKQRVLVTLTQSLSDVLNYGLFQPAFNGRAGKFLDEERLLKEYPLPPITPIPYLEFRYKRRVYTQSYVDDKQLAKLHTKANLKRFMEHVHQKNVEKVSKWLEKGLDPNFHDSDTGECPLTLAVQLEESGDLIKVLRSGGAHLDFRTRDGITALHRAVLCRNSASLTTLLDLGASPDYKDSRGLTPLYHSAMVGGAPYCCELLLQDHATIGMTDENGWQEIHQACRYGNVQHLEHLLFYGADMSSQNASGNSALHLCALYNQDSCARVLLFRGANKDIKNYNNQTAFQVAIIAGNFELAEIIKIHKTSDVVVPFRETPSYTKRRRGLTRSPAGNGLSSPRSLIRSASDNVLESPASSPGPSLQSLETHHDTHTHSLRRHTRRLSPSAGGHVETSPPASPPLTPQLRKRRLYSAVPGRTFIATRSHVPQGVGEIQLHRGERVKVLSIGEGGFWEGTVKGRTGWFPADCVEEVQMRQYDPRLETREDRTKRLFRHYTVGSYDNYTSYSDYVIEEKTAVLQKRESEGFGFVLRGAKAETPIEEFAPTPAFPALQYLESVDQGGVAWRAGLRTGDFLIEVNGADVVKVGHRQVVSLIRQGGSRLLMKVVSVSRKSESNLIRKKAPPPPKRAPSTSLTLRSKSMTADLEDIARRRRFDKLDEMLAGGQPEVVLRGRPTDDFRAATVKQRPTSRRITQAEINSLFERQGLVPPSAPEKSTMALPRGMSRTKSFGTPDDDRISALINESRFPRSSSLTDSFIPPPPQMAPPPPPSASSSTSSLFLLDSGPPPSFLPPPPPARGEGLTRSSFKPGAEPRLQELCDSPTRSHAHAERQRKARSMIILQDTPPQQQQPDAHAAATHALHTATHTATHTLHTATHTSTLSLHSPSSPALGHSPLSRRRGRAIENPYANVGQQAPPSKPQRRKSPLLKQLPVEEQGIKDLDLLKVDGGPSSPSRAELYQQQVLSERSRVQGRRSSLFLSVEGAGSENQVPPLLTLSHSMDDLGELPPPAPVLSPSPTPHTFLHPLTGKPLDPSSPLALALAARERALTARTPSPEPRMKHISASTTPILTPAASPEGRHKRTPITTPQSSPEPRSKRTTPQTSPEQRTKRTTPQTSPELRHKRITPPLFPDGQVERPETEGGVTSPAGPSPERWRPTALPQLANESHPALIDRRRSLTVGSSEEEGGAYTVTLPPALLSSSDEETREELRRIGLVTPPSAFASPTGLPPPSSLSLLPRRVGEGGGGESGPESLGRRGDEEEGSDERLHDSSSPSSLPPSITLASPPDPSSPSSPPAAHPSPSSPSTSPSGFKPRLRSPIGRGRSALRDPLLKQSSDSELLPSSASYSSPSSPLCSSPTGGFGRQPRYLFQRRSKLWGGGDDRDERRGFSPDDVGRPTALGGQGSGSAVDLSSRSASALELSGRAGSGIDLANRLQLLNKDSHSLGEEPSPLDPGRRSPVGGARCVDNGESKSLFSSLGELHTISQRGYGPSYTVRPGSRYPVTRRSPSPSPSPSDRSIGLPSSTAPCSERPDLSSGRGLTILKSSSLSLPSEPKEVRFVMRSASARTRSRSPSPSPHASPCPSPVLSGPLLALRPWRQRPLNLWNKYDVGDWLESVGLAEHRQRFQEHEIEGSHLPALTKEDYVELGVTRLGHRINIERALRQLLDGST, from the exons ATGCCTCTGAGTCCGGCTGCTGACACCAAACATGATCGCCCGCGGCAACAGGCGGTTACTAACGGCAACCCGACAGGCTCTGCTGTTGCCAGGGACGACGACGCGGATGACACGCCCCCTGGAAACAGCATTGTCGTCCGCATTGGCATCCCAGACCTGCAGCAGAcg AAGTGTTTGCGGTTGGACCCAGAGTTACCAGTTTGGACCAGTAAGCAGAGGGTTCTGGTGACGTTGACTCAGTCTCTGTCGGATGTTTTGAACTATGGTCTCTTCCAGCCGGCGTTCAACGGCCGAGCCGGAAAGTTTCTGGACGAGGAGCGGCTGCTGAAGGAGTATCCTCTCCCTCCCATCACGCCCATCCCATACCTGGAG TTTCGTTATAAGAGGAGAGTTTACACCCAGAGCTACGTGGACGATAAGCAGCTGGCCAAGCTGCATACCAAG GCAAACCTGAAGCGCTTTATGGAACATGTCCACCAGAAGAATGTGGAGAAGGTTTCCAAATGGTTGGAAAAGGGCCTGGACCCCAACTTCCATGACTCAGACACCGGGG AGTGTCCTCTGACCCTGGCGGTCCAGCTGGAGGAGAGCGGCGACTTGATTAAAGTCCTTCGCAGTGGAGGAGCTCACCTGGACTTCAGGACCAGAGACGGTATCACCGCTCTGCACCGAGCCGTCCTCTGCAGGAACAGCGCCTCTCTCACT ACTCTGCTGGACCTCGGAGCATCCCCGGACTACAAGGACAGCAGGGGTCTGACTCCTCTCTATCACTCAGCCATGGTGGGCGGCGCCCCCTACTGCTGCGAGCTGCTACTGCAGGACCACGCCACCATCG GGATGACTGATGAGAACGGGTGGCAGGAAATCCACCAg GCATGTCGCTATGGTAACGTGCAGCACTTGGAACACCTGCTGTTCTACGGCGCTGACATGAGTTCCCAGAATGCATCGGGAAACTCCGCACTGCACCTCTGTGCTCTCTACAACCAG GACAGCTGTGCCAGAGTGCTGCTGTTCAGAGGAGCAAATAAGGACATCAAAAACTACAACAACCAGACTGCCTTtcag GTGGCGATAATTGCTGGGAACTTTGAGCTCGCAGAAATCATAAAAATTCACAAAACCTCCGACGTTG TAGTTCCCTTCAGAGAAACTCCATCCTACACAAAGCGCCGCAGAGGCCTGACCAGGTCGCCGGCTGGAAATGGTCTGTCTTCTCCGCGCTCTCTGATTCGCTCAGCGAGCGACAACGTTCTGGAAAGCCCCGCCTCCTCTCCTGGTCCCTCCCTCCAAAGCCTGGAAACGCACCACGACACGCACACGCATTCGCTACGACGACACACGCGCCGGCTCAg CCCGAGCGCTGGGGGTCATGTGGAGACCAGCCCCCCCGCCTCTCCTCCCCTAACCCCCCagttgaggaagaggaggctgtACAGCGCCGTACCAGGACGCACCTTCATCGCCACCCGGTCCCACGTCCCCCAGGGGGTCGGAGAGATCCAGCTGCACCGAGGAgagagggtcaaag TTCTGTCTATAGGTGAAGGAGGATTCTGGGAAGGAACTGTTAAAGGAAGAACTGGTTGGTTTCCTGCCGACTGTGTTGAAGAAGTCCAGATGAGACAATACGACCCACGACTGG AGACGAGGGAGGACCGCACTAAGAGACTGTTCAGACATTATACTGTAGGATCCTATGACAACTACACCTCCTACAG TGACTATGTGATCGAGGAGAAGACGGCCGTGctgcagaagagagagagcgagggattCGGCTTCGTCCTCAGAGGAGCTAAAG CTGAGACGCCCATCGAGGAGTTCGCCCCCACCCCGGCGTTCCCCGCCCTCCAGTACCTGGAGTCAGTGGACCAGGGGGGCGTGGCCTGGAGGGCGGGGCTACGGACCGGAGACTTCCTGATAGAG GTGAACGGTGCTGACGTGGTGAAGGTGGGTCACCGGCAGGTCGTCTCTCTGATCCGACAGGGAGGAAGTCGACTACTGATGAAGGTCGTCTCTGTTTCCAGGAAATCTGAATCCAACCTGATCAGGAAGAAAG CTCCGCCCCCTCCAAAACGAGCCCCCAGCACCTCGCTGACACTTCGATCCAAGTCCATGACGGCTGACCTGGAGGACAtag CCAGGAGGAGACGCTTCG ACAAACTGGATGAGATGTTGGCCGGGGGTCAACCGGAAGTTGTTCTACGGGGCCGACCGACAGACGACTTCAGAGCGGCGACGGTGAAACAGAGACCGACCAGCCGGCGAATCACACAGGCTGAGATTAAC tcGTTGTTTGAGCGTCAGGGTCTGGTGCCCCCCTCAGCTCCGGAGAAAAGCACCATGGCTTTACCCCGAGGAATGTCCAGAACCAAGAGCTTCG GCACACCTGACGACGACAGGATCTCGGCTCTGATCAATGAAAGTCGGTTTCCACGGAGCTCCTCACTGACGGACAgcttcatccctcctcctcctcagatggctccaccccctcctccctccgcctcctcctccacctcctcgctCTTCCTCCTCGACTCcggtcctcctccctccttcctcccccctcctcccccggcTAGAGGGGAGGGGCTAACCCGCTCCAGCTTCAAGCCGGGGGCGGAGCCGCGGCTCCAGGAGCTCTGCGATTCGCCGACGAGGAGCCACGCCCACGCCGAGCGGCAGAGGAAGGCGAGGTCGATGATCATCCTGCAAGACACgccgccgcagcagcagcaacctGACGCACACGCCGCGGCCACGCACGCGCTGCACACCGCCACGCACACCGCCACGCACACGCTTCACACCGCCACGCACACCTCCACGCTGTCTCTCCACAGCCCCTCCAGCCCTGCCCTCGGTCACTCACCGCTGTCACGCCGACGGGGACGAGCAATAGAAAACCCTTATGCTAACGTGGGACAGCAGGCTCCGCCCTCCAAGCCGCAGAGGAGGAAGTCACCTTTGCTGAAGCAACTTCCTGTAGAGGAGCAGG gAATCAAAGATCTGGATTTGTTGAAAGTAGACGGCGGACCCAGCAGCCCCAGCAGAGCGGAGCTGTACCAGCAGCAGGTTCTTTCAGAGCGCTCTCGGGTTCAGGGTCGCAGGtcgtctctcttcctgtctgtggaGGGCGCCGGCTCAGAAAACCAGGTGCCGCCCCTCCTGACTCTGAGCCATTCGATGGACGACCTCGGCGAGCTTCCACCTCCAGCTCCGGTCCTGTCGCCCTCACCAACGCCTCACACCTTCCTCCACCCGCTGACGGGGAAACCTTTAG ACCCGTCGTCTCCACTCGCCCTGGCACTTGCTGCACGCGAACGAGCGCTCACTGCTCGCACACCGAGCCCGGAGCCTCGAATGAAACACATATCTGCCTCCACCACGCCCATCCTAACCCCAGCCGCCAGCCCCGAGGGCAGACACAAGCGCACCCCTATCACCACCCCGCAGAGCAGCCCCGAGCCGAGGTCCAAACGCACCACCCCTCAGACGAGCCCCGAGCAGCGAACCAAGCGCACCACTCCCCAGACGAGTCCTGAGCTGAGGCATAAACGCATAACCCCGCCCTTGTTCCCCGACGGACAGGTGGAGCGTCCAGAAACAGAGGGAGGCGTGACATCACCTGCCGGCCCCTCCCCTGAGCGCTGGAGACCCACCGCCTTGCCGCAGCTGGCCAATGAGAGTCACCCTGCTCTGATTGACAGGCGCAGGAGCCTCACAGTGGGCAGCTCAGAGGAAGAGGGCGGGGCTTACACTGTTACACTCCCCCCGGCGTTGTTGTCGTCCAGCGATGAGGAGACTAGGGAGGAGCTTCGCAGAATCGGCCTGGTAACTCCACCCTCTGCCTTCGCCAGTCCTACCGGCCTTCCTCCCCCATCCTCCCTCTCCCTGTTGCCACGGCGAgttggggagggagggggaggagagagtggTCCTGAGTCGCTGGGTAGacgaggagatgaggaggaaggaagTGACGAAAGGCTCCACGACAGCTCCTCCCCCagctcactccctccctccatcacctTGGCGTCCCCTCCTGATccatcctccccctcctcccctcctgctGCTCACCCTTCGCCCTCCTCGCCCTCCACCTCCCCATCTGGTTTTAAGCCACGCCTTCGCTCACCTATAGGTCGGGGCCGCTCTGCGCTCCGGGATCCGCTGCTGAAGCAATCATCAGACAGCGAGCTCCTCCCGTCTTCTGCGTCCTACTCCTCCCCCTCCTCGCCACTCTGCTCCTCCCCCACCGGCGGCTTCGGACGGCAGCCACGCTATCTGTTCCAGAGGAGGTCAAAGCTGTGGGGGGGAGGGGACGATCGCGATGAGCGGCGGGGCTTCAGCCCGGATGACGTGGGACGTCCAACAGCACTGGGAGGTCAGGGGTCGGGGTCGGCCGTGGATCTGAGCAGCCGGTCCGCGTCGGCGCTGGAGCTGAGCGGCAGGGCGGGGTCTGGAATCGATCTGGCCAATCGGCTACAGCTGCTCAACAAAGACAGTCACTCTCTGGGGGAGGAGCCGAGTCCCCTCGATCCGGGCCGGAGGTCACCAGTAGGAGGTGCCAG ATGTGTGGACAATGGAGAGAGTAAATC GTTGTTCTCCAGTCTTGGTGAACTCCACACTATCTCCCAGCGAGGATACGGCCCCAGCTATACAGTCCGACCAGGAAGCCGCTACCCCGTCACCCGTCGGAgcccctccccctctccctccccatcTGATAGGTCAATAGGGCTCCCCTCCTCCACCGCCCCCTGCTCTGAAAGGCCAGATCTGAGCTCGGGTCGCGGTCTAACAATCCTGAAGTCGTCCAGCCTCAGCCTCCCCTCAGAACCAAAGGAGGTTCGGTTTGTGATGCGAAGCGCCAGTGCACGAACCAGGTCCCGTTCACCCTCACCTTCACCCCACGCCTCTCCCTGCCCCTCCCCGGTCCTCAGCGGGCCCCTGCTGGCTCTTCGGCCATGGAGGCAGCGGCCCCTCAACTTGTGGAATAAATATGACGTGGGTGACTGGCTGGAGAGCGTAGGCCTCGCCGAACACCGCCAGCGCTTCCAGGAGCACGAGATCGAAGGCTCCCATCTCCCCGCCCTCACCAAGGAGGACTACGTGGAGCTGGGCGTCACCAGACTGGGACACCGAATCAACATCGAGAGGGCTCTCAGACAGCTACTGGATGGTTCCACTTGA
- the shank3b gene encoding SH3 and multiple ankyrin repeat domains protein 3 isoform X3: MPLSPAADTKHDRPRQQAVTNGNPTGSAVARDDDADDTPPGNSIVVRIGIPDLQQTKCLRLDPELPVWTSKQRVLVTLTQSLSDVLNYGLFQPAFNGRAGKFLDEERLLKEYPLPPITPIPYLEFRYKRRVYTQSYVDDKQLAKLHTKANLKRFMEHVHQKNVEKVSKWLEKGLDPNFHDSDTGECPLTLAVQLEESGDLIKVLRSGGAHLDFRTRDGITALHRAVLCRNSASLTTLLDLGASPDYKDSRGLTPLYHSAMVGGAPYCCELLLQDHATIGMTDENGWQEIHQACRYGNVQHLEHLLFYGADMSSQNASGNSALHLCALYNQDSCARVLLFRGANKDIKNYNNQTAFQVAIIAGNFELAEIIKIHKTSDVVVPFRETPSYTKRRRGLTRSPAGNGLSSPRSLIRSASDNVLESPASSPGPSLQSLETHHDTHTHSLRRHTRRLSPSAGGHVETSPPASPPLTPQLRKRRLYSAVPGRTFIATRSHVPQGVGEIQLHRGERVKVLSIGEGGFWEGTVKGRTGWFPADCVEEVQMRQYDPRLETREDRTKRLFRHYTVGSYDNYTSYSDYVIEEKTAVLQKRESEGFGFVLRGAKAETPIEEFAPTPAFPALQYLESVDQGGVAWRAGLRTGDFLIEVNGADVVKVGHRQVVSLIRQGGSRLLMKVVSVSRKSESNLIRKKAPPPPKRAPSTSLTLRSKSMTADLEDIDKLDEMLAGGQPEVVLRGRPTDDFRAATVKQRPTSRRITQAEINSLFERQGLVPPSAPEKSTMALPRGMSRTKSFGTPDDDRISALINESRFPRSSSLTDSFIPPPPQMAPPPPPSASSSTSSLFLLDSGPPPSFLPPPPPARGEGLTRSSFKPGAEPRLQELCDSPTRSHAHAERQRKARSMIILQDTPPQQQQPDAHAAATHALHTATHTATHTLHTATHTSTLSLHSPSSPALGHSPLSRRRGRAIENPYANVGQQAPPSKPQRRKSPLLKQLPVEEQGIKDLDLLKVDGGPSSPSRAELYQQQVLSERSRVQGRRSSLFLSVEGAGSENQVPPLLTLSHSMDDLGELPPPAPVLSPSPTPHTFLHPLTGKPLDPSSPLALALAARERALTARTPSPEPRMKHISASTTPILTPAASPEGRHKRTPITTPQSSPEPRSKRTTPQTSPEQRTKRTTPQTSPELRHKRITPPLFPDGQVERPETEGGVTSPAGPSPERWRPTALPQLANESHPALIDRRRSLTVGSSEEEGGAYTVTLPPALLSSSDEETREELRRIGLVTPPSAFASPTGLPPPSSLSLLPRRVGEGGGGESGPESLGRRGDEEEGSDERLHDSSSPSSLPPSITLASPPDPSSPSSPPAAHPSPSSPSTSPSGFKPRLRSPIGRGRSALRDPLLKQSSDSELLPSSASYSSPSSPLCSSPTGGFGRQPRYLFQRRSKLWGGGDDRDERRGFSPDDVGRPTALGGQGSGSAVDLSSRSASALELSGRAGSGIDLANRLQLLNKDSHSLGEEPSPLDPGRRSPVGGARCVDNGESKSLFSSLGELHTISQRGYGPSYTVRPGSRYPVTRRSPSPSPSPSDRSIGLPSSTAPCSERPDLSSGRGLTILKSSSLSLPSEPKEVRFVMRSASARTRSRSPSPSPHASPCPSPVLSGPLLALRPWRQRPLNLWNKYDVGDWLESVGLAEHRQRFQEHEIEGSHLPALTKEDYVELGVTRLGHRINIERALRQLLDGST, encoded by the exons ATGCCTCTGAGTCCGGCTGCTGACACCAAACATGATCGCCCGCGGCAACAGGCGGTTACTAACGGCAACCCGACAGGCTCTGCTGTTGCCAGGGACGACGACGCGGATGACACGCCCCCTGGAAACAGCATTGTCGTCCGCATTGGCATCCCAGACCTGCAGCAGAcg AAGTGTTTGCGGTTGGACCCAGAGTTACCAGTTTGGACCAGTAAGCAGAGGGTTCTGGTGACGTTGACTCAGTCTCTGTCGGATGTTTTGAACTATGGTCTCTTCCAGCCGGCGTTCAACGGCCGAGCCGGAAAGTTTCTGGACGAGGAGCGGCTGCTGAAGGAGTATCCTCTCCCTCCCATCACGCCCATCCCATACCTGGAG TTTCGTTATAAGAGGAGAGTTTACACCCAGAGCTACGTGGACGATAAGCAGCTGGCCAAGCTGCATACCAAG GCAAACCTGAAGCGCTTTATGGAACATGTCCACCAGAAGAATGTGGAGAAGGTTTCCAAATGGTTGGAAAAGGGCCTGGACCCCAACTTCCATGACTCAGACACCGGGG AGTGTCCTCTGACCCTGGCGGTCCAGCTGGAGGAGAGCGGCGACTTGATTAAAGTCCTTCGCAGTGGAGGAGCTCACCTGGACTTCAGGACCAGAGACGGTATCACCGCTCTGCACCGAGCCGTCCTCTGCAGGAACAGCGCCTCTCTCACT ACTCTGCTGGACCTCGGAGCATCCCCGGACTACAAGGACAGCAGGGGTCTGACTCCTCTCTATCACTCAGCCATGGTGGGCGGCGCCCCCTACTGCTGCGAGCTGCTACTGCAGGACCACGCCACCATCG GGATGACTGATGAGAACGGGTGGCAGGAAATCCACCAg GCATGTCGCTATGGTAACGTGCAGCACTTGGAACACCTGCTGTTCTACGGCGCTGACATGAGTTCCCAGAATGCATCGGGAAACTCCGCACTGCACCTCTGTGCTCTCTACAACCAG GACAGCTGTGCCAGAGTGCTGCTGTTCAGAGGAGCAAATAAGGACATCAAAAACTACAACAACCAGACTGCCTTtcag GTGGCGATAATTGCTGGGAACTTTGAGCTCGCAGAAATCATAAAAATTCACAAAACCTCCGACGTTG TAGTTCCCTTCAGAGAAACTCCATCCTACACAAAGCGCCGCAGAGGCCTGACCAGGTCGCCGGCTGGAAATGGTCTGTCTTCTCCGCGCTCTCTGATTCGCTCAGCGAGCGACAACGTTCTGGAAAGCCCCGCCTCCTCTCCTGGTCCCTCCCTCCAAAGCCTGGAAACGCACCACGACACGCACACGCATTCGCTACGACGACACACGCGCCGGCTCAg CCCGAGCGCTGGGGGTCATGTGGAGACCAGCCCCCCCGCCTCTCCTCCCCTAACCCCCCagttgaggaagaggaggctgtACAGCGCCGTACCAGGACGCACCTTCATCGCCACCCGGTCCCACGTCCCCCAGGGGGTCGGAGAGATCCAGCTGCACCGAGGAgagagggtcaaag TTCTGTCTATAGGTGAAGGAGGATTCTGGGAAGGAACTGTTAAAGGAAGAACTGGTTGGTTTCCTGCCGACTGTGTTGAAGAAGTCCAGATGAGACAATACGACCCACGACTGG AGACGAGGGAGGACCGCACTAAGAGACTGTTCAGACATTATACTGTAGGATCCTATGACAACTACACCTCCTACAG TGACTATGTGATCGAGGAGAAGACGGCCGTGctgcagaagagagagagcgagggattCGGCTTCGTCCTCAGAGGAGCTAAAG CTGAGACGCCCATCGAGGAGTTCGCCCCCACCCCGGCGTTCCCCGCCCTCCAGTACCTGGAGTCAGTGGACCAGGGGGGCGTGGCCTGGAGGGCGGGGCTACGGACCGGAGACTTCCTGATAGAG GTGAACGGTGCTGACGTGGTGAAGGTGGGTCACCGGCAGGTCGTCTCTCTGATCCGACAGGGAGGAAGTCGACTACTGATGAAGGTCGTCTCTGTTTCCAGGAAATCTGAATCCAACCTGATCAGGAAGAAAG CTCCGCCCCCTCCAAAACGAGCCCCCAGCACCTCGCTGACACTTCGATCCAAGTCCATGACGGCTGACCTGGAGGACAtag ACAAACTGGATGAGATGTTGGCCGGGGGTCAACCGGAAGTTGTTCTACGGGGCCGACCGACAGACGACTTCAGAGCGGCGACGGTGAAACAGAGACCGACCAGCCGGCGAATCACACAGGCTGAGATTAAC tcGTTGTTTGAGCGTCAGGGTCTGGTGCCCCCCTCAGCTCCGGAGAAAAGCACCATGGCTTTACCCCGAGGAATGTCCAGAACCAAGAGCTTCG GCACACCTGACGACGACAGGATCTCGGCTCTGATCAATGAAAGTCGGTTTCCACGGAGCTCCTCACTGACGGACAgcttcatccctcctcctcctcagatggctccaccccctcctccctccgcctcctcctccacctcctcgctCTTCCTCCTCGACTCcggtcctcctccctccttcctcccccctcctcccccggcTAGAGGGGAGGGGCTAACCCGCTCCAGCTTCAAGCCGGGGGCGGAGCCGCGGCTCCAGGAGCTCTGCGATTCGCCGACGAGGAGCCACGCCCACGCCGAGCGGCAGAGGAAGGCGAGGTCGATGATCATCCTGCAAGACACgccgccgcagcagcagcaacctGACGCACACGCCGCGGCCACGCACGCGCTGCACACCGCCACGCACACCGCCACGCACACGCTTCACACCGCCACGCACACCTCCACGCTGTCTCTCCACAGCCCCTCCAGCCCTGCCCTCGGTCACTCACCGCTGTCACGCCGACGGGGACGAGCAATAGAAAACCCTTATGCTAACGTGGGACAGCAGGCTCCGCCCTCCAAGCCGCAGAGGAGGAAGTCACCTTTGCTGAAGCAACTTCCTGTAGAGGAGCAGG gAATCAAAGATCTGGATTTGTTGAAAGTAGACGGCGGACCCAGCAGCCCCAGCAGAGCGGAGCTGTACCAGCAGCAGGTTCTTTCAGAGCGCTCTCGGGTTCAGGGTCGCAGGtcgtctctcttcctgtctgtggaGGGCGCCGGCTCAGAAAACCAGGTGCCGCCCCTCCTGACTCTGAGCCATTCGATGGACGACCTCGGCGAGCTTCCACCTCCAGCTCCGGTCCTGTCGCCCTCACCAACGCCTCACACCTTCCTCCACCCGCTGACGGGGAAACCTTTAG ACCCGTCGTCTCCACTCGCCCTGGCACTTGCTGCACGCGAACGAGCGCTCACTGCTCGCACACCGAGCCCGGAGCCTCGAATGAAACACATATCTGCCTCCACCACGCCCATCCTAACCCCAGCCGCCAGCCCCGAGGGCAGACACAAGCGCACCCCTATCACCACCCCGCAGAGCAGCCCCGAGCCGAGGTCCAAACGCACCACCCCTCAGACGAGCCCCGAGCAGCGAACCAAGCGCACCACTCCCCAGACGAGTCCTGAGCTGAGGCATAAACGCATAACCCCGCCCTTGTTCCCCGACGGACAGGTGGAGCGTCCAGAAACAGAGGGAGGCGTGACATCACCTGCCGGCCCCTCCCCTGAGCGCTGGAGACCCACCGCCTTGCCGCAGCTGGCCAATGAGAGTCACCCTGCTCTGATTGACAGGCGCAGGAGCCTCACAGTGGGCAGCTCAGAGGAAGAGGGCGGGGCTTACACTGTTACACTCCCCCCGGCGTTGTTGTCGTCCAGCGATGAGGAGACTAGGGAGGAGCTTCGCAGAATCGGCCTGGTAACTCCACCCTCTGCCTTCGCCAGTCCTACCGGCCTTCCTCCCCCATCCTCCCTCTCCCTGTTGCCACGGCGAgttggggagggagggggaggagagagtggTCCTGAGTCGCTGGGTAGacgaggagatgaggaggaaggaagTGACGAAAGGCTCCACGACAGCTCCTCCCCCagctcactccctccctccatcacctTGGCGTCCCCTCCTGATccatcctccccctcctcccctcctgctGCTCACCCTTCGCCCTCCTCGCCCTCCACCTCCCCATCTGGTTTTAAGCCACGCCTTCGCTCACCTATAGGTCGGGGCCGCTCTGCGCTCCGGGATCCGCTGCTGAAGCAATCATCAGACAGCGAGCTCCTCCCGTCTTCTGCGTCCTACTCCTCCCCCTCCTCGCCACTCTGCTCCTCCCCCACCGGCGGCTTCGGACGGCAGCCACGCTATCTGTTCCAGAGGAGGTCAAAGCTGTGGGGGGGAGGGGACGATCGCGATGAGCGGCGGGGCTTCAGCCCGGATGACGTGGGACGTCCAACAGCACTGGGAGGTCAGGGGTCGGGGTCGGCCGTGGATCTGAGCAGCCGGTCCGCGTCGGCGCTGGAGCTGAGCGGCAGGGCGGGGTCTGGAATCGATCTGGCCAATCGGCTACAGCTGCTCAACAAAGACAGTCACTCTCTGGGGGAGGAGCCGAGTCCCCTCGATCCGGGCCGGAGGTCACCAGTAGGAGGTGCCAG ATGTGTGGACAATGGAGAGAGTAAATC GTTGTTCTCCAGTCTTGGTGAACTCCACACTATCTCCCAGCGAGGATACGGCCCCAGCTATACAGTCCGACCAGGAAGCCGCTACCCCGTCACCCGTCGGAgcccctccccctctccctccccatcTGATAGGTCAATAGGGCTCCCCTCCTCCACCGCCCCCTGCTCTGAAAGGCCAGATCTGAGCTCGGGTCGCGGTCTAACAATCCTGAAGTCGTCCAGCCTCAGCCTCCCCTCAGAACCAAAGGAGGTTCGGTTTGTGATGCGAAGCGCCAGTGCACGAACCAGGTCCCGTTCACCCTCACCTTCACCCCACGCCTCTCCCTGCCCCTCCCCGGTCCTCAGCGGGCCCCTGCTGGCTCTTCGGCCATGGAGGCAGCGGCCCCTCAACTTGTGGAATAAATATGACGTGGGTGACTGGCTGGAGAGCGTAGGCCTCGCCGAACACCGCCAGCGCTTCCAGGAGCACGAGATCGAAGGCTCCCATCTCCCCGCCCTCACCAAGGAGGACTACGTGGAGCTGGGCGTCACCAGACTGGGACACCGAATCAACATCGAGAGGGCTCTCAGACAGCTACTGGATGGTTCCACTTGA